In Rosa chinensis cultivar Old Blush chromosome 1, RchiOBHm-V2, whole genome shotgun sequence, a genomic segment contains:
- the LOC112193862 gene encoding pentatricopeptide repeat-containing protein At5g16420, mitochondrial → MLLRRNLSPKPFSLLHSITAVLFSTSAAVDFLHSYTVTPPIQDWPHRLSPKRLISLITREPKLDLALQIFHHASKYHPGFHHNYHTYHAIIRRLLRSRAFHLIDPLLSDLRASNLRCSEDLFISLIRNYGVVSRPKLAFKTFITIPKFGAQRSVRSLNALLNALVQNQEYRLVHSVFRNCRERFGVAPNVFSCNILIKALCKRNDLETAHQVLDEMPAMGFVPNVVTFTTILGGYVSRRDMVGAKRVFGEILDRGWFPDVTTYTILMDGYVKQGKLVEAIKVMDEMEDNGVGANEVTYGVMIEAYCKEKKSGEAVNLLDDMVEKRYIPSSALCCKVIDVLCCEGKVEDACELWKRLLKKNCTPDNAVLGTLIYWLCKKGEMWEARKLFDQIEMSEPPDVMTYNVLISGMCEVGELCEAGRLWDDMVEKGCSPNSFTYNVLIKGFCKIGKAKEGIRILDEMFEKGCLPNKSTYAMLIEGLCDSGEEAEITRVISMAMSSGDMDSDSWDLFLTKVVGDLDTGESVLNRILLENADSSPRFRGLGIC, encoded by the coding sequence ATGCTGCTCCGCAGGAACCTCTCCCCCAaacccttctctctcctccactcAATCACCGCCGTCCTCTTCTCCACCTCCGCCGCCGTCGATTTCCTCCACTCCTACACCGTCACCCCTCCGATCCAAGACTGGCCCCATCGCCTCTCCCCAAAGCGCCTCATCTCCCTCATCACCCGCGAGCCCAAACTCGACCTCGCCCTCCAAATCTTCCACCACGCCTCCAAATACCACCCCGGATTTCACCATAATTACCACACCTACCACGCCATCATCCGCCGCCTCCTCCGCTCCCGCGCTTTTCACCTCATCGACCCCCTCCTCTCCGACCTCCGCGCCTCCAATCTCCGATGCAGCGAAGACCTCTTCATCTCCCTAATCCGCAATTACGGCGTCGTTTCACGCCCTAAACTCGCCTTCAAGACATTTATCACCATTCCGAAATTCGGCGCCCAACGATCCGTGAGGTCCTTGAATGCGTTGCTGAACGCTTTGGTTCAGAATCAAGAGTATAGATTGGTTCACTCGGTGTTTCGGAACTGTAGGGAGAGGTTCGGGGTGGCGCCGAATGTGTTTAGTTGTAATATATTGATCAAAGCACTGTGTAAGAGAAATGATTTGGAGACTGCACACCAGGTGCTCGATGAAATGCCTGCGATGGGATTTGTGCCCAATGTGGTGACTTTTACTACCATTTTGGGTGGTTATGTTTCGCGGCGCGATATGGTTGGTGCCAAGAGGGTGTTTGGTGAGATTTTGGACAGAGGGTGGTTTCCTGATGTGACTACATATACTATATTGATGGATGGGTATGTGAAGCAGGGGAAGCTGGTTGAGGCTATTAAGGTTATGGATGAGATGGAGGATAATGGGGTTGGCGCCAATGAGGTCACTTATGGGGTTATGATTGAAGCTTATTGTAAGGAAAAGAAGTCGGGTGAAGCGGTTAATTTGCTTGATGATATGGTGGAGAAGAGGTATATACCGAGCTCGGCGCTCTGTTGTAAGGTGATTGATGTTTTGTGTTGCGAAGGGAAGGTGGAGGATGCTTGTGAACTGTGGAAGAGGCTTTTGAAGAAGAATTGCACTCCGGATAATGCAGTATTGGGCACGCTCATATACTGGCTTTGTAAGAAGGGAGAAATGTGGGAAGCCAGGAAATTGTTTGATCAGATTGAGATGAGTGAGCCTCCGGATGTCATGACTTACAACGTGCTTATTTCTGGAATGTGTGAAGTGGGGGAGTTGTGTGAGGCTGGGAGGTTGTGGGATGACATGGTGGAGAAAGGATGTTCTCCGAATTCTTTTACATATAATGTATTGATCAAAGGATTCTGTAAGATTGGAAAAGCGAAGGAGGGAATTAGGATTTTGGATGAGATGTTCGAAAAAGGCTGTTTGCCAAACAAGTCTACTTATGCTATGTTGATCGAGGGGCTCTGTGACTCAGGAGAGGAAGCTGAAATCACTAGAGTAATATCTATGGCAATGTCAAGTGGAGACATGGACAGTGATTCCTGGGATCTTTTCCTTACTAAGGTTGTTGGTGATTTGGATACTGGGGAAAGTGTTCTAAACAGAATACTACTGGAGAATGCTGATTCGAGCCCCAGATTTAGAGGCCTTGGAATATGCTGA